TAGTCTTCCAATTACATTGAATCCATTTTGGATCTTTGACGGGTATCAGGGTGGAAATTCAAGTGTAGAAGTAGCACAGAGGATTTGGGGGGCTAAAATAGCTAGCATTGTCTTGTGCGTGGCATTTCCACCACCTAaaacactatggggtcatttattaggaccggcattttagacgccggtcttaatacccctttagctTGCTGTGGATGCACCGACTTTATGCAGAGGCACCAACCTGTACATAACTTGGGCGTATCCACCGCCTGTCTAAATCAAggtagctggcgtagatttagaccattttctacacctaaaacaggcatgataaatgataaatgagacgggcctgccagtccgcccccttccccacccatgccatgccccctttttttagacctggagtgagcagggaaaagtcgcagattgcggcgcaaataacctttgcgctgcaAGCCAAAAGTGCCGTATACctgttcgtaaatgaccccctatgttcacAGTTGCACATCAACCGTCTTATCTGCCTCTGATTTTTGCACATTGTGTCCATGTACCTTGAATGGAATTCTGCATCTTGCTATGAACTGTGATACATAGAAGCTGCAGAAGACAAAGAGTGCAAAATTCGTGTTGCAATGGCAGCTTCAGGGCGCTGCTGTCTCACTCACTCCAGCACACCAGGTCCTGGCAGTGAGGATCTGCCTCTTGTTTTCTGTGGCCTCCTGTGGGAGCTCTGTTGCTTCTTGCAGGCCTGCTTGCCAGGTTAGCCTTTCCCACTCTGCCCTTAGGGCGTTCCCCCTCAGCTCTTAAAGGCCAGGGCACTCCTTACCCAGAATATGGCTTGTCACCTTGGGGTACTTTAGGCACCTTCCCCAATGGGAGGGTGCCTAAGGAATAAGTTTGTCTAGCAAAGGTGTGCTGTTCtattgtctgcccatgtactaaattctgcctgtttcctgactctGATCCTCCtctgcctgacctgtgcctgatcaCCTTATTAAAccattgctgcctgccctgacctcagactgtttatcaAATTTCTCCTACTCTTCCTGCCCTGACTCTGCACTGCTGTCTCTGGCTCCTGCGGATCAGCTTTCAACCACACagggactactccaagaggtagaggCCAAGTGGCTCCCTTCAGCGAAGTCcaaatccctgtataggggttaaagggatggttgacacagtggttccacaaacGCTGCCATAACAATTTGTAATAAAAGGCTATTGCAAAAATGCTTTTCAGAGATAAATACATGCTTTTAAGTAAAAAAGATATCCATGGCATAAGCTTCATGAGATGAAGTGTTAAAGGGAAGTAATGAACATCTCATTCCAAAACTATGGATATTGGAAAAATCCAGAGCCAGCCTCTGGACCACATGTGTCAAACTCAAGACCTCTGCGAGGACACCATAAAGGAGGCAGGACGTGCTGACACAGGCCTCACCACTGTGCAGAGGCGTAGCCAGCGCAGGGACACGGGGGGCAGCCATCTCAGCCACTGAGGAGGGGGGCCACCAAGAGCTTAATGTCAAATGTCAACGCAGATACAGTTGTGGAAAGACTGGGAACTGCACTGGGAACTGAGATTCACCATACGTGGCGGTGTCCCCAGAcaactgatcggtggaggtgccaGAGTTGGACGCCCACCAATcgcatactgatgacttatcctgaggatcggtcattAGTATAAAAAAAACTCAGAAAACCCCTCTAAATCTAATCAATAAATgatgtgccccccaaaatgttagCAATGAAAAATACATCTTGTCCCacataaaaaaacacatcaaacaGCATGATGATGCAATGCTAAAGAAAATGCTTGGTCTTTtaacccctttgcacacctagttGTGACTGTATGTCCGCGGCACACCCACAGTGACTGGGTGTGGAGATAACTCTAATACCagtcaattaaccccttaggtgctgtGGTCAATATCGACCAcagcacctgagaggttaggatactttcacatctgtggcagCTATTCCGGCAGAGTACAGCCTGCCGAAATTCTCCGGATCCAGCACTGCCGGATGAGAATCGGCCAGACACAAACTGCTGCACTCTGCGGAATTTTTGCCGGATCagacagctgaatctctgtgctgcagatgtaaaagaagccttaggcctctttcacacgaacgtattttatttccgtttccgttccgtttttgcggtttccgtttgtgatccctATGCGGAACcattgtgcattctgtttccgtatttccgttccgctaaaagatagaacttgtcctattattgtccgcataacggacaaggatagtactgttctattaggggccagctgttccgttttgcaaaatacggaatgcacatggatgtcatccatattttttgcagaccgcaaaatacatacggtagtgtgcaagaggccttagtcggAGGGAGCTTCCTCTGACCTCCTATTGCTTTCCCTCCCTCTGCAGCAACTTTGCAGGATGACGATCAATTGCCATGGCATCCTATGAAGGCTCTCAGCCTGCTACTGCACTTAGGAGGTAATGAGAATCACTATAGACTGCAGCAGTAAACTATTGCAGTCCATGGTATAAGTGAttgattgaaaaaaaatgtttaaaaaaatattaaagtaaaaaagtttttaaacatttaaaaaagtattaataaaaataaaacaaaagttggaaatataaaaaaagaaaatataaaaacaaaagaaTTAAGAATGCAAATGACTCTCATTCCCAAtttaacatataaaaataaacaatgtcACTGCATCcaaacaaacattttttgtcacctcataCACTGAAAATAAACAAGTAAAAAGTGAAAAAGTCATCTATACCCAGAAATTGTACCTATAAAAAGCTCTCTGTAGATGAAAATATGCAAAGTTTCAGAATAaggcaatacaaaaaaaataacatttttctcgaagtttcaaatttttttgaaagGTAGTAAAACATAatgaaaactatataaatttgatatCGCTGTAGTCATATTGACacacagaataaggcctcatgcacacggcagctccgtgcattggggacagcaatttgtggtccccaatgcatgggcaacaaccgtgcggcggctgggacggatcgagacccattcaacttgaatgggtccgtgatccgtccgcaccgtaaaaaaatagaacatgctcttcaagtgaataggtcttcatccgtgatgcagggagcacacggccagtacccgcatattgcggactcgctgtttgcgggccacaatacgtccacggccgggcaacggccatatgcatgaggccCAGAGATATCATGACATTTCAATCGCACTGCGATTATCGTGAAAACAAAAGCCAATGGCGgaattgcagcttttttttttctttccgtttcactccacaaatttttttttcctgtttgtcaATAAGATGTGGTAAATgagatggtgccattaaaaattacaacttgttcttaaaataaaaataataaaagaagctGTCATATGTGAACGGAAAAGTCAAAAAGTTATGGCGGAGACCAACAAAAAGTGAAAATATGAAAATTAGTCAGGTCTTGAGGGGTTAACATCCAAACCATGTGTggtattataatatataaatataataatatagaTCACAGTGTATATCTATCTGATAATCCTTTAATAGTTCCACCATGGGActatacacacactgcatatcACCGGCTATACCAGTACACCAGTACACCAGTGACGCCCAGTAATATAAatcacagtatatatgtatacacatactgtatatcaccGGCTATACCAGTGACGCCCAGTAATATAaatcacagtatatatatatatatttatatatatacacacactgcatatcACCGGCTATACCAGTACACCAGTGACGCCCAGTAATATAaatcacagtatatatacagtacagaccaaaagtttggacacaccttctcatttaaagagttttctttattttcatgactatgaaaattgtagattcacactgaaggcatcaaaactatgaattaacacatgtggaattatatacataaaaaaaagtgtgaaacgactgaaaatatgtcatattctaggttcttcaaagtagccaccttttgctttgattactgctttgcacactcttggcattctcttgatgagcttcaagaggtagtcacctgaaatggttttccaacagtcttaaaggagttcccagagatgctcagcacttgttggcccttttgccttcacactgcggtccagctcaccctaaaccatcttgattgggttcaggtccggtgactgtggaggccaggtcatctggcgcagcaccccatcactctccttcatggtcaaatagcccttacacagcctggaggtgtgtttggggtcattgtcctgttgaaaaataaatgatggtccaactaaacgcaaaccggatggaatagcatgctgctgcaagatgctgtggtagccatgctggttcagtatgccttcaattttgaataaatccccaacagtgtcacaagcaaagcacccccacaccatcacacctcctcctccatgcttcacggtgggaaccaggcatgtagagtccatccgttcaccttttctgcgtcgcacaaagacacggtggttggaaccaaagatctcaaatttggactcatcagaccaaagcacagatttccactggtctaatgtccattccttgtgttctttagcccaaacaagtctcttctgcttgttgcctgtcctaagcagtggtttcctagcagatattctaccatgaaggcctgattcacacagttgttctagagatgtgtctgctgctagaactctctgtggcattgacctggtctctaatctgagctgctgttaacctgcgatttctgaggctggtgactcggatgaacttatcctccgcaccagaggtgactcttggtcttcctttcctggggcggtccgcatgtgagccagtttctttgtagcgcttgatggtttttgtgactgcacttggggacactttcaaagttttcccaatttttcggactgactgaccttcatttcttaaagtaatgatggccactcgtttttctttacttagctgcttttttcttgccataatacaaattctaacagtctattcagtaggactatcagctgtgtatccacctgacttctccacaacgcaactgatggtcccaaccccatttataaggcaagaaatcccacttattaaacctgacagggcacacctgtgaagtgaaaactatttcagatgactacctcttgaagatcatcaagagaatgccaagagtgtgcaaagcagtagtcaaagcaaaaggtggctactttgaagaacctagaatatgacatattttcagttgtttcacacttttttgtgtatgtatttatgtatataattccacatgtgttaattcatagttttgatgccttttgtgtgattctacaattttcatagtcatgaaaataaagaaaactctttgaatgagaaggtgtgtccaaacttttggtctgtactgtatatatatatatatatgtactgtgatTTATATTACTGGGTGTCACTGGTGTACtggtataggcctcatgcacacgacagtttttttttgcggtccgcaaaaacgggttccgtagttccgtgatccgtgtccgtttttccttccgtgggtcttccttgatttttggaggatccacggacatgaaggaaaaagtcgttttggtgtccgcctgaccgtgcggagccaaacggatccgtcctgacttacaatgcaagtcaatggggacggatccgtttgacgttgacacaatatggtgcaattgcaaacggatccgtcccccattgactttcaatgtaaagtcaggagtgcctattataccatcggatcggagttttctccaatccgatggtatattttaacttgaagcgcccccatcaccatgggaacgcctctatgttagaatataccatcggatttgagttacattgtgaaaactcatatccgacagtatattctaacacagaggcgttcccatggtgatggggacgcttcaagttagaatatactacgaactgtgtacatgactgtgtgcagacccccctccctccccagtttgaatatcattggtggccagtgttcggcccccccccccccccggcccctcctctctccctcttttgtattatcattggtggccagtgtgcggccccccgagccccctccctctattgtattatcattggtggccagtgtgcggcctcccccccccccccccccgatcattggtggcagcggagagttcagatcggagtcccagtttaatcgctggggctccgatcggtaaccatggaaatcaggacgctactgcagtcctgttgccatggttacttagcaatattagaagcatcatacgtacctgctgcgctgtctgtgaccggccgggagctcctcctactggtaagtgacaggtctgtgcggctcattgcttaatgatctgtcacttaccagtaggaggagcgcccggccagtcacagacagcgcagcaggtaagtatgatgctcaccccaaaccatctcgattgggttcaggtccggtgactgtggaggccaggtcatctggcgcagcaccccatcactctccttcatggtcaaatagcccttacacagcctggaggtgtgtttggggtcattgtcctgttgataaataaatgatggtccaactaaatcataccgtatggaatagcatgccgctgcaagatgctgtggtagccatgctggttcagtatgccttcaattttgaataaatccccaacagtgtcaccagcaaagcacccccacaccatcacacctcctcctccatgcttcacggtggtaaccaggcatgtagagtccatccgtacaccttttctgtgtcgcacaaagacacggtggttgtaaccaaagatctcaaatttggactcatcagaccaaagcacagatttccactggtctaatgtccattccttgtgttctttagcccaaacaagtctcttctgcttgttgcctgtccttagcagtggtttcctagcagatattctaccatgaaggcctgattcacacagtctcctcttaacagttgttctagagatgtgtctgctgctagaactctgtgtggcattgacctggtctctaatctgagctgctgttaacctgcgatttctgaggctggtgactcggatgaacctatcctccgcagcagaggtgactcttggtcttcctttcctggggcggtccgcatgtgagccagtttttttgtagcgcttgatggtttttgtgactgcacttggggacactttcaaagttttcccaatttttcggactgactgaccttcatttcttaaagtaatgatggccactcgtttttcattacttagctgcttttttcttgccataatacaagttctaacagtctattcagtaggactatcagttgtgtatccacctgacctctccacaacgcgactgatggtcccaaccccatttataaggcaagaaatcccacttattaaacctgacaaggcacacctgtaaagtgaaaaccatttcaggcgactacctcttgaagctcatcaagagaatgccaagagtgtgcaaagcagtaatcaaagcaaaaggtggctactttgaagaacctagaatatgacatattttcagttgtttcacacttttttgttatgtatataattccacatgtgttaattcatagttttgatgccttcagtgtgaatctaccatttttatagtcatgaaaataaagaaaactctttgaatgagaaggtgtgtccaaacttttggtctgtactgtacacataTTGTATATCACCGGCTATGGCAGTAAACCAGTGACGCCCAGTAATATaaatcactgtatatatatatatatatatatatatatatatacacatactgtatatcaccAGCTATACCAGTGACGCCCAGTAATATAAAtcacagtatatatatgtatatatatatatatatatgtatatacacacatattgaATATCACCGGCTATACCAGTACACCAGTGACGCCCAGTAATATAaatcacagtatatatatacacatactgtatatcaccAGCTATACCAGTGACGCCAAGTAATATaaatcactgtatatatatatacacatactgtatatcaccGGCTATACCAGTGACGCTAAGTAATATaaatcactgtatatatatatacacatactgtatatcaccGGCTATAGCAGTAAACCAGTGACGCCCAGTAATATAAAtcacagtatgtatatatatatatatatatatatatatatacacacacatactgtatatcaccAGCTATACCAGTGACGCCCAGTAATATaaatcactgtatatatatatatgtatacacacactgtatatcaCCGGCTATAGCAGTAAACCAGTGACACCTAGTAATATAAAtcacagtatgtatatatatatatatatatatacacatactgtatatcaccAGCTATACCATCGACGCCCAGTAATAtaaaacactgtatatatatatatatatatatatatacacatatatatatatatatatatatatacacacatactgtatatcaccCAGTTCACTTTCTGAGGCACAACACAGCACAATTCACTTGCTCTCAGTCCCCTGAGACAAGGAGAGGAGTTTGCGCATGCGCGTGTTGTGGTTGCTAGGCGACAAGAACGCGATCCTGTACCCGCGGTAGGCTGTGATTTCCCGGGAGTGCGGACCGTGCAGCTGCGGCGCCATGTACCAGACTATGGAGATATACATGGCGAGGAAGAAGACGGTACAAGATCGCGTCTCGTAAGTCCCGTGTGCCGCCATCACAGCCGGTTACTATGGAGACTCCGCTGATTTGGGCTTTTGAGTGACATAAAAAGTAACTTTCCGTTGTCAGGGAGAAGTCATCTGATGTGAACCCCCGAGTGTACGGGCTCCAGGGGCGCAAAGCAAGCGGTGGCCCCCAGCTGGAACATAGCACCCCACCACATTCAGAAATGACTGTGCCCCAAGATTCCAGTCAAGCCCCCATTAAAcctgccagagtgcccccatagagAGTTACAGCCCCCATAAACAGAGCCAGAGAGCCACCATATAAAGaggagcagcccccccccccaataatgacAGCcagagtgcctccataacaatagccaaagtgtccccataatgacagccagagTGCCTCCATAGAAAGTCACAGAGCcagagagcccccatataaagaggagcagccccccccccccccaataatgacAGCcagagtgcctccataacaatagccagagtgcccccatagagAGTCACAGAGCcagagagcccccatataaaGAGCTGCAGCTTACCTGATAattccagagtgcccccatagagTCACAGCCCCCATAAACAGAGCCAGAGAGCCTCATAAAGAAGCACAGgacccccataatgacagccagagAGTTCCCATAATGATAGGCAGTGCCCCCAAAATGAcaaccacagtgcctccataacaataGCCAGAGTGTCCCCACAGAGAGTCACAGACCCCATAAAGAGTGCCAGAGAGCCCCATATAAAGAGCTGCAGTCCCCCCATAATAACAGCCAGAGTTCATAATCAGTGACCCTATAAATggagtcacagtgcccccatgtagAGTCACAGCACCCTCATAAtgacagagtgcccccataaacagctACAGTGCTACCATATAGAGTCACAGCCCCCATAAACAAAGCAAAAACTCTCCcctaaatgtgccccataatcaGTAGCATAGTGCCCCCACTGACATTGCCACACAGAGTGTTCCCACGCCCAGCACTAGTTACTATATTAACGTGGTTCCTCGCCGGCCACGTTCAGCGCAAAAAGAAAGCCAGACGTTATAGAAAGAAGAAATTATGAATATGAATATTTTGGTGTAAAACCTGATATTACATCCAAATCGTGACTGTTCAGTGGTTGTAAATCGCCAGTCCGTACGGTCAGGGCTCCTATGGCGAGCCACACAGCAGGGGTCCCAAGCTGCATGTCTCAGGCCACCAGTTGGGGACCACTAGTGTGAGGAGTGACAGTCACTCAGGGCAGTCATTATGGCACCTACAGTCACGTCACCTATTTTCCACGTACTTTTAACAAATGATGATGAAGTTCTGCATGCACTGCATGAACAAGGAAGCCCAGGATGAGTAGCGCTGGAGTGCACGGGTTTCTGGAGTAAAACAAAAACAGGGAATTTCGAGATGAATCAATTTTTTCATTGCGTGATGAATGCTGCGTCTATGCCTCGTTACTGACCCCTCTCCATTGTTCTTGTCACCAGGCCAAATACTTACAGAATATTTAATGAACATTTATATGACGTTGGTTTGGACCAAAGTAAAATCTTCCCACCTGTTCTGTTCAAGAAGCCTGATCATCCTCCACCGCATCCAAGGTCGCCAAATCGAAACAACATGCCCCACCCTTACCATGCCAGGTTCATCCGAGACAACTCCAGGTTTCTTAATGAGCCTGTGACGTACATGTTAACCTCAAACACCAAACACAAGCAGGTAAGTGCCACTTACTGCTGAGAACGTTACTGCCAATGACCACAATCtcatccattaaaggggttatccatgacctataatgccccccatatgcccaggcccctcacagaggttgtacttacctcacCCACGTGGCTTCAGATCCACTGCATCGCCCCgttgcgcggatcaaaacatccgggggcagccaatagcagggagCAACGGGGACGAGTCCCTCCCTAGCAtggcgggtgacgctagggaggctcgttcccgtcgcGTTTTCATCcgtgcgacggggagatgcagtggcggctgtgcaatctcagggagcaaggtaagtacaatctcTGTGAGGTGCCCGGgcgtatggggggcattataggtcttgggtaacccctttaaggagttggtccatctcaaacattggtggcacatggTTAGGATAGGTGCACCTCTCAAAGTGAACGCATGTTAGCGATGTACAGATTCCAAAGCGCGATAGACATCTAAACTTCGGGTATCTATTTCACTagaaaaactaaaatagaaatcaaTATTAAATAAAGTatcttaaaaaatgtattttcattaCATTTAGAACAGGTTTTAATAGAGGTTTATTTGAAGGTTTAGATGCACTGTAAATATTGAtagggaaaatgtaaaaaaataaataaataaataaatgttaaacataaaaacttgaGTTAAACTATAGGTCATTCCCTTTAGGTCTTGGGGAACACGTATTTGCACAGTCACACCCGGAGAGGCGACAGGTCCCCTTTGAGCAGAGTTTTGTTGCCGCTTTGTTACATTCTCACATTTAGTTCCTGTAGCAAAATAAACATCAATAATGATTTTGGCTtttctcctccaaacacagaGGAAACTGAGGCAGATAATCACATTTCATGGCCTTTCATGGTGTTTTTATCAAAGCTTATATGGGCGTAATTCCAATGATATCAAACAGAACCCTGGCTATCCTATCGGAGAGGTCCTTCCATGACCACTTTACCAGGTTACCATTCACCATATTAGAAGAAGATCAGTTGAATCTTGAGATCTACAGAGAAAGAAGAAAGGCCAGCAACCTGTAATGCGGACAGTTCATGTCCACCGgcatctctcctctgccagtAGTCATGGCCGCCAGGGTACTCACCCTCCCGCCTGTGTTGTGGTCTGTGCTGCTCGTGGCTTTCCCTTCTTCCTGCTCCTGTTTGAGCGTGGTCCCATAGAGCACACAATCTCTCCCCGGCCCTCAAAAAACCAGACTGTGTATGAGCTAAACATTCCCCAGCCTTTGACAGCATTCCCTGGGGTATATATGGCACCTTTCCTATTAGAAGGTGCTGGGCAGTAAGGTTCATAGTTTGTCTAGTTCCTTGCAAAGGTGTGCTACAATTGTATCTTCTGACCTTCCGTGCCTGACctctgccacctgccctgacctattgcctctTTTACCGTATTGCACAAATTCTGCCTGTCTTTAACTCAGCTTGCACTCTGACCACACTCCTGCCTGTCACCTTGATGTCACACATCAGTGTCTCCTGGCCTGCCTGGGTCAGCAGCCTCTGTACACTCCTAGAGGTAGCACTCTGGAGGCCACCGCAGCAAAGTCTAGATCCCTGGTGAAAGGGTGAATAACAAGAGACCACCTGGACAATGTCCCCAGAAGTAGCCTCAAGTCAAATCCATTCAGTGGCACAGTGCGTCCACACCCCCTGTGTTACAATACTAAAGATATTATGTCACTAGACGTCCACCACTGCAGCCCCTTCACCTTTTTTTTCCTGCCCAGTTGCAGTTCCGTGCACAGCCCGGTGATCAAGATGTCACCGTGTAGGGGAAAATAGTGAAGGGGTCACCGCACTGCATCGGTCGCTGCACCACGGCAGGTAGTATAAGTTACAGCAGCCATAGTTCTCCATTTACTTTCTCTACTTATCTTACTGAAGGCGGAGTGGTGGCCGAGCCATGAAGAAAATGTCAAAATTCTCAAACCTGCTTATGATCTGATGACTACACAAAGAAGTGACTTCAGCCGCATGACTTATTCTAGTCCTCAAACGCGACATGGCTGCAACCCACACAAATCCCGTGTACATGGAATAGGTAAGCTGCATCTCCGATACATTTAAATACCCAAATTGCACCTAGAATCTGgctaaaaagtggtgcaaattggTGCAATTTTGGTGTAAAATTCAGTCTCTGTAAGCCAACCAATAATTCATATAGCTGTATACAAAAGTGACTAGTCGTGCCAGCTTTATTAACCtgtctgagcccctgtgataaatctggggcaggtctagacagccgggctaagcttacgccacctacaggattagtaaatctgccttaGTTTTtgaacatatccctcagtggatcCATTGATTAAAAGGTATTATCCCATGATCaatgtaaaaaatggaaatcagacatcatataatacatgacaatacctttctaacaaagctagaaccagccctgtacctcacatggatccagagatccccccattcattgttccatatgctctactagatttatataaaaatggcagctcaggggtgtttCCTTTTCGCTGCAGCTCATGGGAtgtcctttccgctgcagctGTCTTCCAATCACAGCTCAGTAGGCATTTGAAGGATAGAAGTgaacatgtgcgtccacctcagcgaAGTGGAcagataaaataagaaaaaaaaaacagcaggtggcgctacacggatacattttattgaatagctcactagctgtactacatttttaattacatgctgtTACAAAAGGATTccgatccaggagctggttttgGGTCTGCATCGTTCCACAATTATGCACgggcagcctttaatataactgcctgatcttgtccgcaaagcgcggactagaataggacatgttatattttttttgagtgcagtctgcatcttttgcagccccattgaagggaatgggtgcACGTCCAAggcgccaaaactgcggctcggatgcggaccaaaacaacagccgtgggcatgagcccttagagagaCATTTTTCTcccttctggaggagagctaatttACCTTCTTTTTTTAGTGCTATGAATGGTTGACCAAAAAAATGGTCGGTGAGAACCTCTATGGGCAGTGACTGGTATTAGGTCCCGTCA
The genomic region above belongs to Bufo gargarizans isolate SCDJY-AF-19 chromosome 4, ASM1485885v1, whole genome shotgun sequence and contains:
- the C4H2orf73 gene encoding LOW QUALITY PROTEIN: uncharacterized protein C2orf73 homolog (The sequence of the model RefSeq protein was modified relative to this genomic sequence to represent the inferred CDS: inserted 1 base in 1 codon; deleted 1 base in 1 codon); this encodes MYQTMEIYMARKKTVQDRVSPNTYRIFNEHLYDVGLDQSKIFPPVLFKKPDHPPPHPRSPNRNNMPHPYHARFIRDNSRFLNEPVTYMLTSNTKHKQAEWWPSHEENVKILKPAYDLMTTQRSDFSRMTYSSPQTRHGCNPHKSRVHGIVPIASPRGRNRLPKLLQEEISFLHQYDSRLTPNEPIRGKRHGAFVWREIKTESGSAVPQGTRLFLNATGSHALNSXQTERGNSVENGVTSPSICLHGSQQMFTAEAHLSKTEFMEAAKIYPYITAEEHNNSGSSQPSRR